The stretch of DNA AGAACATTCATATCGCCGCTCCACCAGTACCAATAGATCCAAACTTGTACGAATACCCATACTCCTGGTcatactcatacttgtactcacaCTCACGCTCGTGCTcgtgctcgtactgtacagtgtactcCTCAAGACATCActcaccaccaaccccTCAAGCCTCCCCCTAACTCAACCTCAAACTCAGCTGGTTCAGGGGCACCACGCGTCTCAGGGTCACCGGTGGGGCGGAACGTGTTCCTTGTACGACAATGGTACAAAAGCAGTCTGTcagtacaaatacataGTGGGCCACACCAAATGTCATGTTGGTCCACTTACAGCTGGTGTCATCCATTCCATTCCCCTCCACTCCACCCCACTGGGCTGTGCAGTGGAGACTGACAGGAGAACAAAGAAGTGCCAAACAAATGTACTACGGTAGCGTGCTGTCGACAATCACAATACCAGATCTGCACTCTGCTGTGTGATCCACCTCATCTCATCGCAAAAAGAGTTGGTCCATTCAGagtgctttttttttccttctttctttctccttctccttgtatCACAACCGCCCGTCAGAGTTTCCGGGCCGGTTACGTTCAAAAGGGTGACCACGGCGCGCGCGTCGAacgaatcacgtgactagaGGTACCGGGGGCTGTCGATACACGtctcgtcacgtgactgctcAACTCGGCTTTATCGTTTCACGCTTTTCCGCTCGCAAAAAGCCTCCTTATGTCCTTTGACACGCACATGAATCACGCGCACAACGTTATGCTTGGACGGCCGACAAGAGTTTGAGTGCTAACAAGGGATGAAGTGTGTTCGtgtcgtgtgtgtgtgtgtgtgtgtgttggCGACGCGAAGGcgattcacgtgatttgcCCTTTTCCCACGTGATGTGAAACCGCAAGAAGACCTACAGCCTCGCGTACAACCGCAGAAACATTCTTGTGTGGATGGAAGGGCGAGAACCCCACATATCAAAGACCCTGGGCGCGTTCACCTTGCCAGTAACCATGGTTACCGTGGTTGCCTTGGTTACGAGGAcactactacaagtagtacttCCCTTCGTAGTCACTTGGACCTATTGAAGGAAGATGACGTCGTCTCCAAGGGTCAGGTTTCATTTCCAGTCATATGTGAAACATCTCGCGTGTACTATAAACCGTTCTTTAATTCTCCCGCAGCTCATTAGCGACAAATACTCTTGCTTATAGTTACATTGTTCAAATCTCCCTTGGTAGTGTTAGTCCAGATAAACCTCCAAAACGGGACCCACACCAGGGGCTACAATACAAACCCTTGATCTGCAGGACTCCATTCGACAATGGAACACGGCTGGTTGCGGTTCTTGTCTTCAGGGCTTTTATTGGTGGTCATAAGGGGAGCTTCTCACTGGTGCTTATAGGAGCATGTGACAGAAGGCGTATATCACATGActggcacgtgactggcCCACAAACACTTGTCAATAAGGAAAACAGCGCTGATAGTGTTCCGACTGCGAACTCCGGCTGGCCACTCGTACCTCTATAcgtctgtgtttgtagtACGGCTGCAGTTACGTAGTCTGAACCGTATCGACCAAAGGCCCTTTGGAATGTACATCACCAGCGAGTCTGTAAGTTGGTCACTGGTGTTTATGACATCTCCAGGGCAGGTAGCAACGGGCGGTGGACTTCGAAAGTACAAGCCGATACTAATATGACTCGTTATCGACCAGATGTTGTTATTGCTCTGACGACCCACAACAGATCCACAACTACAGACTCGACCACTCCACTGCACCAAtaacaagtacttgtagctgatTAACAAACTCATATCTCGCCCAGCCACatgttgttttttccaGCTGCGAACATTAGCCGGTTTAGGACTCCAGCCTCCATGTCTCCGACTTAGCAACTAACGTGAGCGCATCGATCTAAACCATACAGCCCAAGAAAGTATATGAGCCATGCCAACTgtttacttgtagtgggaCAGACCCCATTGACGGGCTTAGAAAGACTGACAGACAGTAGATGGTTCTATGTATGAGTATGTGCTGTACCAGTGGCGGGCTACGACTCGTACTGTTACTCAACACCCACATGACAACCAATACTGTTAGCTCTCGTGTTTATGTCTCATGATACAGCATAGAAAAACCCCCACTGTATACTATCGACGAGTTTTCACTTAAAGCCGGGTTATGTCTTGTGACGTAAACAAGCGTAAACACGGTTCGGAACAACCGCTCCGATGACTAATCGCCAACGGTACAATGCAAACTTTTGAAATATATACAGCTATCCTCCGGGCACCGAAGCAAGACGGCGCCCAACCACGTGTTGTAGCGCCCATTTGTAGCAACAGAGCATCGGAGCAACATAATGTATGGCACCCAACCACGTCGCCTTTATTTTCAGTGCTTAGGTCTTCCGCTTCCGGTtccgcttcttcttgtcgttcCTGGAAGTCGCAGACCCAGTCGcagttgtggttgtggaccCAGTTGTGctctcctcatcctcctcctcgatgGGAGTAATTTTCTCATCGCTGGCAGTCGAGTTCGGCGTGTACTCAGTTTTGGAACCGTTGCTAGCcttgccctccttcttgagcttctcctccagcttctttcgGTCGATGGCAGACTTCTTTTCAATCACCTCCACCATGAGTTTAGTCTTGTCAAACACctccttctgcagctccttgtcatTCATCTCCGCTCGGGCCATGTGGGATCGAACATCGCACTCCTGGATGTAGACGGCCTCTTCGATGGGAGCGGGAAGTTCACCGCAGAAGACTCCGTAGAGAATGGACTGCATGCCCTGTTTGGAGGTCTTGAGCACTAGCCACCAGAAGGGCCAGAAGACCAAgtacagcagcagcagcagcacggAGCCACATGTGATGAACCGCTTAAAACTGGGCGATCGCATCATTCCCGGGTCGGCCATGACAACTCGCACGTTGCAGGGAGCCTTGTCGGGTCGTTCATAGGCCGCCAGACGACGTTGGTACTCGTATCCGAACatgttgagcagcagcttggaggcGCCAAACGCCCGCCACGGCGAGTATGTCGGGTACTTTCGGCGGGTGAACTGCAGGTCGGAAAAGTCGAGATCTGCCATGACGTGGGCCACGCACGAGGTGAGAACGATACGCACGTCTCGATCCGGGGGCTGCACCTTAAGCGCGGGCTCCAGTAGCGTCAGCAGGTGGTAGTGGGCCAGGTAGTTGACCTGCAGCATCTCCTCGATGCCGTCACGCGAGTACTTTCGCTCCACGGAAGGAGGGGTGGCGGTGGCAGCACAGCAGATGACGGTGTCGAGCCTTCGGGGCGGCTGGTTGTCGAGCCACTTGGTGGCAAACTTCCGCACGGAATGCAGGTCGTTGAGATCACATGTCTCCATGTACACCAGCTCATTGCCGGAGGCTGCTCTCAGATCGTCCACAAACTCTGCAGCGTACGTTGTGTGTTCCCTGACTAACAGAATAAGCTGAGCACCCTTCTGTGCAAGTTCGCGGGCAATCTCCGCTCCAACCCCCGACGTGCCACCTGTCATAATCACCACTCGGCCGTGCATGTCTCGTTGCCATGTGTTGGTGGACCCTCCAAAGTATGTCTTCAGAAGAGACACTACGCCGAGCACTGGCACCGCCACGGCGATCTGGTCAAAGTACGGCACGGCGTCCTTGCCCTCTGTCGCCAGCGTCTGGATGATGTTGAGCGGCATGTTGTTTTGGAATGCGCCTTTTTGTCTATGGCACGGAGTCGGTGAAGTTCAAGTTCAGGTCAAGTTAGTCTTGCACGACTTTCGAGATCATGCACAATTCCGTGAGAAAGGGATAATTGAAGTTTGTTACAAAGGCGAGTTGCCCTAGCCCTGATAAGCCTTATCGGGCGTGATTAGTGGGCTTGGTGAAGGGTGAAGGGTTATGGGGTAATGGGGGGATTGAGGGTCACATGATGGAccctcacgtgattgacGAACATGTGATTGATGCGAGTGGGTGATTTGGTCGACTCACGTCTTTTTAGAGGTTCAAGTATATGGAAAATATACGATATACTGTAAGTTGTGTTCACTGTTTGCAGTGTGTATGTTGATACAAGGAGACGAACCagtacttgttcttgtagagAGTGAATAATTGGTTCAATTGAAGGATGCAAACCACTATTCCTCTTTAatacgtacttgtatttatCCCTGTAAACCCTCGATCGATCTATATCCGATCCGATTTGTTCTGATTTGTTCTGTTATTTATCTGAATAAAAATCCAAACAATTCACGGAGGCTCAATGCAGTTCcaactacgagtactttACAAGtaaatacaagtaaaagtacaagtatagtacaagtaaaagtaccACTCAAGTCGTAGTAGACCACCTCTCAAACAAAACCCGTCCCCCTGACCACCTCAGGGGTACACCCTGAACAAACTTGCACTCTCCAACACGTGCATGGGATGATTAGTAATGGATAGTAATGCATCCAAACACCGTACCAAGATGCGAAAAGTCGCCATTTCGAGCCCGCAACTTGTCGCATTTCGTTCCACCTACTGTTGCAGCATCTCCTACTTGGACTCCTCCCAGTATCTCCGCCTTCCAGTTGCACTCCGCCTCGTCTGCTCACTTGTTTCTGACTCACTTTATTTTTAAACTTGAAGACAACGCCACGATTAGGAATATTGTCGCTAAGTCGGTCaattgtggtggtggaaaatTACAAAAACCAGCTAAATTAGCGAAAAATCTATGCGAGCAGATTCATGCAATTTACCCGGTCGCCACGATTTTCGCCACCAAATCGCCCCGTCTCCGCCATCTCATCAAAGTTGCTTGGTAACGCACATTGTGTATGCACGCCCTCAACCATATTATGCGAGGGCAATCGTTACCATCTGAACCTCTTGTCTGCCATCACCATTCTGTAGAACGCCGTCAAAATGGACAAAATCAACTCAATCGCCCACAAGGCCAACGTGCGCGCCAGTCCACAGGCTCTGCTGGCAACGCTGACGCTGGGCCTGATCCAGACCCACCTCAACACCGACGTTGCTGAAAAGAGCTGGTTTTCCGACGCCCCCGCgctcttctccttttccGTCGACGGCCTGGAAGTGACGCTGTCCAAGCTCGGAAACGACAAGGTGGCGCtcaacttctccaaggGCCAGCGGGTAACCACCGCCATCGCCATCATCCCGGACCTGATTAGAAACACCAGCTTTGACCAGTGGACCGAAGACTACACCGCGCAGTTCAACCCCGCCATCGACGAGTTCATCCAGAACGTGAACCGCATTCTGGTGGCAATCGACGCCCCCGACAACCGCACCAAGGAGCAGATTCGACGCGGAACACAGCCAGCAAAcacacagcaacagcaggaCCAGACACAAAGCCAAAGCCGGCTGTTTGAAGGCTCGGGACGACCCGCAGACGAGCCACAAAGCACAgtgtcacatgaccaggCCGGCCCCGACCGCCTCGCCATGCCCGGaacacaaaaccacccCGGCCCCAACCCGTACAACGTCCCCCGCGGCTCCTCATCTTCAGGCATTCATCCCGGCTACGCCCCCCCCGGATTCGAAGACGACTACGAGATGGGTGGCAGTTTGCGCAACCCCGGGGCCAGCGGTCCTGTGCCACACCTTGGGGGTTACGGCCAGTCCGATCTCAACCCTCCCGGATTGTCTGGAGACCCCTCCATGCGTCCTTCTTTGGGGGTGCCTCCCGGCATGTCTGGCGGCATGTTCCCTTCCGCTGGCGACTTTGGGTTCCCTGGAACGGATGACCATGGCCCCGACGACCTGACCCGACCTCCTGGATCTCGCTACGATGCCCCTGGCCCCTCTGGATCGGGTTTCGGACAGCCCGGAGGTGGATTCGGAGGCTTTGGAAGCGGATCGGGAGGTTTCGGAGGCCCAGGAGGGTTTATGTAGGTAAGAGCGGACATGTCTTAGCGGGTTGCGGTTCGTGCGGTTTGTGCGATTCGTGCGAGCTCAGGATGATGTCAAGAGTAGTGAAGCATGTATAGGGCGAGGGAAACCGAATGTCTATAGTACTAATTCGTATGCACATATGAAGCGGGACTGTAAGACAGAGAAAATCGAGCGATGCGGTAGTATACCTGGAGTCAGTGGAAACCCCCTGAGCTACGTCCAGCTCGCGTAGAGAGAGGATTGGGGGAGTAATAGTTGGATGAGTTGTACAGCTCAATGAAGACTTGAACTGAGCAAGCATAGTATGTACACGCCCAATCGACTTATCAGGACTCTGAGATACTTCAGGTATACTTCATGTGCATGCAATTCTGTCTGGAGTAGATGACTTCATATCGGCAGGCGGTTTGGAGAGCATGATAGTGTTGTCAGAccctgtacttgtagtacagtcCCTACATAAGACGAAGGCTTCTAGAAACCGCCGATCCTTTGCTTTCTACGACTCCCATATAGACATTGTCAACACCGCTTTCGACGAAGTATTCACCAGTATCTATCTCAACGCAGGGAGTATCTACAAGTtgtcagaagaagaacggACCCGAAAGCGTATCAtccaagtacatacgtatgtacactgtacacTCCATTTCATATACACATGTCGTCACAAGTGGCAAAACACATATGTCCATGTCAACACAATTGGTGAGCATGTGTGCAGTCGCTAGATACCAAGGCAGGGATTTGAAAAGCGGTGTTTGAATTGTGACATTTCAACTTTTTGAGTCTATAACATCTCAGGCCCACAGGGTCTCACTCTGGAGTCCCTATGCCGTTTGGTGCACAACCAAGCATCTTCACGATGTATCTCGCATATTCAGTATATGAAAAACTTCTACAGTAGTCGTATTAGTAGTTGCGGGGTCAGAAAGTTGAGCAAACCTCCTCCTAACTAACCTCTTGACGTCGATATATGTCTCCATTAggggaaaaagaaaccagAGATGGTTTCAGAACGTTGGCACATGTTTTGCACTGCCCCTTGTATTACACTGCCTGGTGTTATAGACGGTGAAAACGAGTGAATCAGCTGAGACAGTTGAAACAATAAAAGCTCGCAGCTATCTAGATCATTGGACTTGAACATGACTAACTCTCTTACTGCTCAACTCATTATGTCATGCTTACAAAACCACCTCAAAACGTTATGATAAAGCTATAGACACAAGTTAACCAGTTTCAATGCAATTCAGGAATCTTTAGATACCTTCCAAATTCTTCAAATTCACCAcctctttttttcgtttccCCTTTTCCGTTTTTTTCCCtgttttttcctctttttaATGTTTTTAATTCTAATAAttcctttttttattctaatcTCGATGACTAATCAAAAATCCTAATTCCAACCTCAaaatttatttttttcaaaaaatCCGATATAGTGTAGGGGCTATCACATCACGCTCTCATGTTGAGAACCGTGGAGAccggggttcgattccccgTATCGGAGTAGAGCTCAGGATTGTAATTCTGGGCTGGTATTTTTGTCCCAGCTTACGTATGTGGATTTGGTTGCATTTTTGTTGATAATGAGACGATAAGGATATGAGTGGCTGTAGAAGGCCAAAGAAACCGAATAAAGTACTCAAAAGGCTCTCATTTGCTTGTATTGTCTTCAGGTGTCTTTGGCATGGGTCCTGTCGTTTAGTTGAGATATAGTTGAGGACCAGAGTGTGCTGCAAGGGTTGTGGGTGTATAAAAGTCCATGATGACGAAGCAAAAAAGGTGGGAGACGTAGATGAGTGGATAGAGTGGAGTTAGCTGACCAAGAATATGTAAAATTGATCACAAAAAATGTTTGTTATGGCCTCGAGACATTGGAGTCCTGTTACATTTGGGGTAGGGAGCATTAGTTGAGACATTTAGTGCACGGGTCTTTCGGGACACTGTAAAGTTTCTTGCAgtgttttttattattatttttatgtatattttttaatttaaAGTTACGGGTGGCATTTCCCGGATATCAACTAAAATCAAGTAAAAGAGAAGCTCGAAAAACTCTTGTTGACAAACAAAAAGAGACTTTGCGAGTGTTGAAAACGGTTATCATCCGAGCCAATACGACGGGGGTTACAAGGTGTCCTACCAGCTGTTTTTCAGCAACTTCTGGGTCCCGGGGTCAAGCCTTTTGACGATAATCCCTTAGCTAACTGTCAAGTAAATAATTTCGATTGTCTTTCAGTCACTCTAGACCTGCTCAAAGCTCTCCAACGACCACGTATTGCACGTATTGCACCTCTGCGACCACAATAACCTCACATGGCACACACACCGCCGCCCCACCATATCTCCTCAAGAAAGCCTTTCTTTCGCCCACCTTGGATACCCCGCACTTTGTCATTGGCATATTGGACAGGGGGGGTGTACATAGCACATTCTTTAGGGGCAATCGAGGTAACAAGAGCCAGTGATCACCAAGCCCACGGTTGGGCAAAGCGCCGGGTACCTCAGTTGTCCGTTTGTATTGCACATCTTTTTCCATCGTATGTCGATCTATGGCCTCATCCAGGTGCTGCACaccagctacagtagctactaGTGCCCTAACTTTTGGAGCTAAAGACGGAGGTAATATCACCCATCCAACGTTGGACTAGTTTAGCTTGGCAGTCATTGtggactacttgtagttggtgcGTTGGTAGCGGGTCAGCCCTGCGATTGCACATGTAGGTAGTGAGCAATTGTCGCAGAGATATGTTTGGTTGGCTCTGTATCCATCCATGTCATTCGCGGGGCCCTTCTTGAGCGGGTAGACTAATGAGGAAATCAACCTTGTTTAGGCCAGCGATCGCCCGGAATAGGATACGAAAATCAAAACAAGCGAGTTTAAATTGCTTCTTGGGGGGACCGGCGGAGGGCTACGACTGCGAGACGTGGTCTTCAAGCAATCTCCCGGTGCTTCCACCAATTCTCCAGGGGTTTTTCATGGTGGTGGCACCCCGCAAATTTCGTTTTTATCGTTTTTTAGCGAGTTTTGACGGACCCTTGGCGTGCTGCTTTCAGCCATTAAATTTAAGGTGACCCCACCCAGCCATGCATCGAACGCAGCAGGGCTGTATACCCCGCATAGCAGACAAGCGACACCCGCTGCAAGGCGATCCCCCCCCTGTTTGGGTATGCATTTCAGCATGTGGGTCTGTCGAGGGTTGAAGGACGCCTTTTTgcttctttttccttttttccctttttttccctctttttCCACTGCTTAAAACCGTCTCCTCGCGCCTTCGCACAGACCCTTCATCCACACACTCCCTCATGAAGCTCTCCATCGTTCTCGTGGCTCTGGCAGCCGTCTCCTCCGCCCAGCCCATCGTCGGGGTCTACGACAAGCGAGACTCTGCCGAGACAGTCCAATACATTCATTTTGCCGACGACGCCCACGTTGAGACCCGCGACCTCACCAAACGAAGCGTCTTTTCCGACTGGTGGGACAGCCTCTGGAAACCTGCCTCCAACAGCGACAGCAACTCGtcatcttcgtcgtcgtcgtcgtcatcgtcatcgtcatcgtcgtcgtcgtcttctACCGACGATACCCTGAACAGtatcttctcctccttctcttcctggCTCAACAGCCTGTTTGACGACGCTGGCGGATCCGGCTCTGGATCGTCgggctctggatcttccggctctggatcttccGGCTCTGGATCGTCTTCTGCCCCCTCCGCCTCTCCCTCGGTCGCTCCTCCTGTTTcgccttctcctgctcccaagAAACCCGCTCCAACCCCTGGCCCCCCCACTCCCTCTCAGGGCGCGTCATCTCTGGACCTCAACTCCTGGGACCAGATCATGCTGGTATCGCAGAACGGCTACCGGGCTGAGCACGGAGTGGGAGCGTTCACATGGAACTCCACTCTGGCCAAGTACGCCTCCGACTACCTCAAAAAGGCCCAGTGCAACTTTGAGCACTCCCATGGCCCTTACGGCGAGAACCTGGCCATTGGCTACCCTACTCCCCAGGCAGCTGTCGACGCCTGGTACaacgagtacaaggactACAACTACGCCCAGGGCGACTTCTCCGAGGCCACCGGACACTTCACCCAGTTGGTCTGGAAGGGCTCCACCCAGGTGGGATGTGCCCAGAGCTCGTGCGGAGGACGGGGCTCTTATGTTGTTTGCGAGTACTACCCTCGAGGTAACGTCATTGGATGGTTCCAACAGAACGTTTTCAACTAGACGGACCCGTCGCAACCGTCACTCACATTCAGATTCCTAGTCGCTGGCGACGTACAGTAATTCTTGTAAATTAATTGATTCACTAATGATTTGAGTAGAAAGATAGGGTAGATGAAGTTGGGGATATCTCAATTGAGCTGGAGATATCTCAAATGAGCTGGAGATATCTCAACTGAGCTGGTAAACAATGTATGATGGTGGAAGTAGGAGCGTTCGTGGTAGACCTAAGAATGTGACATACTCAGCGAGTCTATGAGGCGATTAGACACCTTGGAGACATTCGAGTAGAGATGGTACCTGATTGATGTTCGATAATGTGTATTTTACTAAGAGATTAGTCAGACCAAGTTGATCTGATGTCAATCGGACCATTATTGGCTGATATGGAGGGTGTTTGAGTGTGTACAAGAGTGTCTTGTTGATTCAATCCGATTGCGGGAATTGAACTGACTAGTACAACACGGAACTTCACGTGGAGCTCAGAATTGGACAGAAATCGTAGTTCACAGTCAATTGAacgtcttctccttctgaaTTGCAATATATTGATGACATATCAAGACCCAGTTTTCATGACATGGTTCAAGTAAATCCAAGTAAAGACTGGACAAATAACCGTCGGGAATCGCTGGACTCTAGGAAGAAGAAtgacaagttcaagactCAGACATGTGTCCTGGATATAAGTTCACCTGATATTTCCTGACATTTAAAAAAGACAATAACAGAAAAATacaagaaaagaaaaaaaagaaacaaaacaaggaaaaaaagagaaaaacaaaacaaaacaagtGGTGACGTTAACATACCCACAATGAGATGCTACTtgagatgatggagaggaCATTTAAAAAGTATAGACAGCTTGagggtacagtatgtactcgtacatactgtacctgaGACAGTTGACATGCCCACCGGTCCAGCCTCGAGAGGATGAAAACACACAAATTTTTGATGGAAAGATGCTCACTGTTCACCATGGAACTCTAGAAGCCTTGAGTTATTCAATGGTACCATTTCTATTGTTTTTCAGCAATTGGCGATTTTGAAGGGTCCATTTGTCCAAGGTGCAAGCACTCCATGGTTGTATACGACGAAAACAAACTGTTCATCTTGAAATCGTCACAGTTCCACAGTTTCGAAATAACTTTTACATAATTAGATTAATTTGATGTTGCAAATGTGGATGTAGACCTGGCGAGCGAggagctcctccaactcctgctcctccagcagtttTTCCATATCTTTTTCACGCAGATAGGTCTCCATGGTTCGGAAATGGCCTCTTTCCGGAGCTCGGCAGCCACACGGAACCGCTTGCCTCGCCAGTATATGTCGAATTAACTCATCTTGATCAAGAATACTATAGCTCCTACGGTACGAGTAAGAGTATCGTTAGGAAGAGTGCGAGTAGTGAGACCCATCTGGGGTAGATGGAGTAGCACCGACTAGACACTCGCACTTTTACGAATCAGTCTAGTCAACGAGTACGACTATTTTCCTAacgatactcgtactcttaCCaacgatacttgtactctaccaacgatacttgtacatactattACTAacgatactcgtactcttaCTAACGATACTCGTGCTCGTTCGATATCAACGATTTGTCATCGTAATTTCGGACTCGTGCTATTGTGGTCTTATTTGCAAAGCCCTCAAATAAAAGAAGCTGGACAAGACCCCAAGAACAAGTAAAGTGCAAGGTACGGCACGAGTATAATAGTCCTTGTTCATTCTCATTATTGCTCAATCCTAGTCAAAGTTGGTGATCAAGGAAGGACTACCAGGGTATGTAGTCAGTCAGTTGGGGTCGACCGGGGTCGATCAATCGGACCTAAGACCAATAGCCAAAATTAGCCGTTAATCAAATGCTAGCGTGTCTGCTGTCTCATGGCATGTCTCGTGCACCAGCCCTGGTTTCACCCCGTTCGAGGACGATTGACGTTAGCCTCCTGAACGACGGTCAGACTTGATGTCTCGTGTCTCCGTGGTATATTGCTAAGTTGCTCCTGGTGTGCAAAAAATGACATCACCCAGCATGTCTCACATGGCCGACAAGGCACCTGTGCATGTGCGCCTGAGCACTACAGCCCTACATGTGGGGGCCCAGTTCGGGGCGTAGAGAGATTATCAGCGTCAGTTTTGACGGTGGAAAATCGACAAAATAGCCAGAATGGAGACTGAAATGACAGGAATCTCGTGATTTTTTCCACGCATTTATCGCGGCTCTGCTCACCGAAAAAATACCTCACGATGTTTGGTGTTGTTGCAAGCTGATGCGCCATTAACTTTGCTTGTGTCACTTTTTCCCCATGTTTCGCCGTTGTTTAATGCGGGGTAAAAATGTGACCAACAAAGAGCAGACAGGTATAGCTGCGTGTGCGGAATTCAAAACAACAAGGTAGCGAGAAAACATAAAAACCACAAAAATGCACCAGACATGGGGTCGTGGGTGGGCACGAATAAAAATGTGGTTCGACTAAGAGGCGGGGTGATGGTCGGACGGCGGTGGGgatctttttttcttcttctttcatTTCCCTCGCCACCTCCATTACTGCTATTAATGTATCAATTAATCAATAATCCCCCtttaaataaaaaatatttcCCTCGTTAACCGCCCTATGCGTCACAGTAATGCACCTGATTTCCCCACAGAATgatgagcagcagacggacaagaagagcaaAAAGCAAGAGCAAAATAGCTCTGTCGACGATACAGAGCAACCCCCCTCCACGTCGCTCATCGCCTgttttgtttgtgtctgagCCCCGTGTATCATTTCCGGAAAGGCATAATGCTGGCGAAAAGACAGCGTCCGCTCCTGGAACTGTTTATGGCGCTAGCCATAAAGAGCAAAGTCATCGGGTTAAGCCACCTCGTAAACCGCACTAGTCCATTGTATTGTTTTTGAGTCATGTGGTGGCAGCCGCACAATCAACAACAATCGAAAATAGAACAGTGATTACTAAGAGCGAAATGACAACACCAAATGACGACACAAAATGGCGTTGTGTTGAGTCGGGCTGGTTGG from Yarrowia lipolytica chromosome 1D, complete sequence encodes:
- a CDS encoding uncharacterized protein (Compare to YALI0D06083g, no similarity); translation: MDKINSIAHKANVRASPQALLATLTLGLIQTHLNTDVAEKSWFSDAPALFSFSVDGLEVTLSKLGNDKVALNFSKGQRVTTAIAIIPDLIRNTSFDQWTEDYTAQFNPAIDEFIQNVNRILVAIDAPDNRTKEQIRRGTQPANTQQQQDQTQSQSRLFEGSGRPADEPQSTVSHDQAGPDRLAMPGTQNHPGPNPYNVPRGSSSSGIHPGYAPPGFEDDYEMGGSLRNPGASGPVPHLGGYGQSDLNPPGLSGDPSMRPSLGVPPGMSGGMFPSAGDFGFPGTDDHGPDDLTRPPGSRYDAPGPSGSGFGQPGGGFGGFGSGSGGFGGPGGFM
- a CDS encoding uncharacterized protein (Compare to YALI0D06061g, similar to uniprot|P53878 Saccharomyces cerevisiae YNL181w similarity to hypothetical S. pombe protein); the encoded protein is MPLNIIQTLATEGKDAVPYFDQIAVAVPVLGVVSLLKTYFGGSTNTWQRDMHGRVVIMTGGTSGVGAEIARELAQKGAQLILLVREHTTYAAEFVDDLRAASGNELVYMETCDLNDLHSVRKFATKWLDNQPPRRLDTVICCAATATPPSVERKYSRDGIEEMLQVNYLAHYHLLTLLEPALKVQPPDRDVRIVLTSCVAHVMADLDFSDLQFTRRKYPTYSPWRAFGASKLLLNMFGYEYQRRLAAYERPDKAPCNVRVVMADPGMMRSPSFKRFITCGSVLLLLLYLVFWPFWWLVLKTSKQGMQSILYGVFCGELPAPIEEAVYIQECDVRSHMARAEMNDKELQKEVFDKTKLMVEVIEKKSAIDRKKLEEKLKKEGKASNGSKTEYTPNSTASDEKITPIEEEDEESTTGSTTTTATGSATSRNDKKKRNRKRKT
- a CDS encoding uncharacterized protein (Compare to YALI0D06149g, similar to uniprot|P47032 Saccharomyces cerevisiae YJL079c PRY1 protein precursor (Pathogen related in Sc 1)), which codes for MKLSIVLVALAAVSSAQPIVGVYDKRDSAETVQYIHFADDAHVETRDLTKRSVFSDWWDSLWKPASNSDSNSSSSSSSSSSSSSSSSSSSTDDTLNSIFSSFSSWLNSLFDDAGGSGSGSSGSGSSGSGSSGSGSSSAPSASPSVAPPVSPSPAPKKPAPTPGPPTPSQGASSLDLNSWDQIMLVSQNGYRAEHGVGAFTWNSTLAKYASDYLKKAQCNFEHSHGPYGENLAIGYPTPQAAVDAWYNEYKDYNYAQGDFSEATGHFTQLVWKGSTQVGCAQSSCGGRGSYVVCEYYPRGNVIGWFQQNVFN